The Gracilibacillus caseinilyticus genome segment GTTTGAAGGAGTTAAATCGCTGATGCTTACATACAATATTAGTAATATTGATAACATTAATGTCGATCAAATAAAAGAATATATCGAAGCACATGAATTTGGGCAATTGGTTGATTTTTTGCTGCGGAGTTACGAAAGTTTAGGTCCGCTTCCGGGTGTGCTGTTGCCCTTTTTAGAAGCTTTTTTACCTTTTTTGCCATTGATTGTGTTTGTGATGACAAATGCAGCGGCATACGGGCTGCTGGAAGGTTTTATCCTGTCATGGGCTGGCGGCAGTGCCGGGGCAATTGCGGTATTTATGCTGGTACGCCGATTTAGGCATATCCGTTTGCTACGTTGGATCAGCCGGAATAAGCAGGTGTCGAAAGTGACGGAATGGTTAGAACGGCATGGATTTGGTCCGTTATTTATTCTGTTATGTTTCCCATTTTCTCCTTCGGCTATTATTAATTTAGTCGCTGCCATTTCCGGTGTGGGATTTTACCAGTTTGTTCTGGCAGTACTGTTGGGCAAAGGTGTCATGATTCTTACCGTATCATCGATTGGAGACAGTATCGTTTCGTTTGCACAAAATCCGCTTAAAACGATTATATTACTAATAGGTATTTCGATTCTTTGGGTCGTTGGAAAATATATAGAGAAACGTCTGCAAACACGAGCAGATCAAAAAAAACGTGAGTAAACGGATTAAATTTTTCCAAATGGGGTAAATTAGTTAATAATGAAAGTCCCTTTGGAGGGAAGCCAATGGATAAAAAAAGAATATGGTCAATCGTACGTATCGTCATTTTTGCAACAGTGTTGGCGGTCATTTTCCGTTCCTATTTATTTGCGAGTTATGTCGTTAACGGAAAATCAATGGAGCCGACACTGCATGATGGGAATCTCTTAATGGTCAATAAAATGGTATATGATTTAATGGATATACATCGCTTTGACGTAATTGTGTTTCATGCGAATGAACAGGAAGATTATGTGAAGCGCGTTGTGGGTAAACCGGGAGATCATATTGAATATCGGGATGATGTCTTGTATGTCAATGGTGAAGCTGTAGAGGAGCCTTACTTGGAGCCATATCGCGAGTCTGGTGAGATCCTTACTAAGGATTTCAGCTTAGAGGTTGTCACTGGTGAGAAAGTAGTACCCGAAGGCAAGTTGTTCGTATTAGGAGACAACCGGACCAAGAGCTATGACAGCAGAGAAATAGGCTTTGTTGATCAGGAGACGGTAGTTGGCAAAGTGGATATACGTTACTGGCCAATGTCAGAACTGAACTTTCAATTTATACACTAAAGAGAAGAAAGCGCTTCAATTATAAAAAGTCTAATTTGAGAATGAGATCATTCTTGAATTAGACTTTTTTATGTCGGACGAATTAGAAAATAATGTGAAAAAAAAGGTGTGGGATTATGGTATGATGAATGAAGAAAGGTAAGCGGTGGCAAGGGGGAAGAAATCAATATGAATGCCTACAACGAGGATCCAGCATCTTTACCAGCGCTATTCATTGTGTTAGCAGGTATGCTGGTTGTGATGTGGGGATTTAATAAAATAGTCAGAAAGAAATTGAACGTTAAAAAATCAATTCTTAAGCACCATTTAAATGATTGGCATAAAAAAGTAGACTGGACGATCAGAGTTGTAATTATTATGTTAATAATCCTCGGTTATGCCGTGAATATAACCAGACCGGTTGAAGAAAAGATCTGGTTTTTGCAACCTTTGTATATAGGTCTTTTCGGTACATTAGTATCAGAGTCAGTCAATGCCTACATGGAATGGAAATACGCTGAAAATCCGAAGCAATATTTAGCAACAGTCAGCGAAATATACATTGGTGCTGTCTTAATAATAACTCTATTTACTACGGACTGTTTTGGCCTGTTGTAACAGAGGAGATAATAGAAAAAAATAAAGATAAAAGAGGGAAAGGAAGCCAATATGAATACCGTTGATTTGGAGCCAATGTTTTTTCTGATATTAATTCTTATAATTGTCGTCAGAAAATTGAATGTCGATAAGTTACCTCCCAATCAGCATTTTAATAATCAGTACAAATAGTGAGACTGGACGATTCGAATAATCACAATACTGGTTATTATTTTTGGTTTTATCTTTAATAAAACAAGAAAATATGGTGATACGATCTGGTGGTTGCAGCCTTGGATTTTACTTGCGATTGGCGCACTGATAGGCGATGCAGCAAAGGCTTATATGGAGTGGAAATACGCTGAAAATCCAAGACAATATTTAGCAACCATCAGTGAACTGTGCTTGGCTGTGGTCTTAGCAATCGGTATCATTACTGCAGCCTTTTTTGACTTAATTTAAGAAGGAGAGGAAAGCATATGCAGCAACAAACAGTAGGTATTCTATTATTTAATGAAGTCGAAGTGCTCGATTTTGCAGGTCCGTTTGAAGTCTTTTCATTAGCTTCAGATTTAGTAACAGAAGAAAAATTCTTTCATGTAGTAACCATTGCCGAAAAAGGAGAAGCGCTTCAGGCACGAAATGGACTACAGGTACTGCCAGATTATCAGTTTGACAATCATCCTAAGCTTGATGTGTTAATTGTGCCAGGAGGATATGGCGCAGAGGAAATAGAAATACATAATCCTAATGTTATAGAGTGGATTCTTAAGCAAAAATCCGAAGTCGATATTGTTGCCTCTGTTTGTACAGGAGCATTGCTGCTAGCAAAGGCAGGTATGCTCGACGGCAAAAAAGCGACAACGCATTGGCTTGACCTCGACCGTTTAGCAAACGAATTCCCCAAAGTAGATGTGCAACGCGGTGTTAAATTCGTGGATGAAGGAGCACTTGTTACTTCCGGAGGGATCTCAGCAGGCATTAACATGTCTTTTCATCTATTGGTACGCCTATGTGGAAAAGCAGTTGCTGAGCATACAGCGAAAAGAATGGAATATGATATTCCGTTTATGGAGGATAAGGATAGTAGGAGAGATCAATGAAAATACCTCTA includes the following:
- a CDS encoding TVP38/TMEM64 family protein, which gives rise to MLTYNISNIDNINVDQIKEYIEAHEFGQLVDFLLRSYESLGPLPGVLLPFLEAFLPFLPLIVFVMTNAAAYGLLEGFILSWAGGSAGAIAVFMLVRRFRHIRLLRWISRNKQVSKVTEWLERHGFGPLFILLCFPFSPSAIINLVAAISGVGFYQFVLAVLLGKGVMILTVSSIGDSIVSFAQNPLKTIILLIGISILWVVGKYIEKRLQTRADQKKRE
- a CDS encoding DUF4181 domain-containing protein, producing MFNKTRKYGDTIWWLQPWILLAIGALIGDAAKAYMEWKYAENPRQYLATISELCLAVVLAIGIITAAFFDLI
- a CDS encoding DUF4181 domain-containing protein, yielding MNAYNEDPASLPALFIVLAGMLVVMWGFNKIVRKKLNVKKSILKHHLNDWHKKVDWTIRVVIIMLIILGYAVNITRPVEEKIWFLQPLYIGLFGTLVSESVNAYMEWKYAENPKQYLATVSEIYIGAVLIITLFTTDCFGLL
- a CDS encoding DJ-1/PfpI family protein gives rise to the protein MQQQTVGILLFNEVEVLDFAGPFEVFSLASDLVTEEKFFHVVTIAEKGEALQARNGLQVLPDYQFDNHPKLDVLIVPGGYGAEEIEIHNPNVIEWILKQKSEVDIVASVCTGALLLAKAGMLDGKKATTHWLDLDRLANEFPKVDVQRGVKFVDEGALVTSGGISAGINMSFHLLVRLCGKAVAEHTAKRMEYDIPFMEDKDSRRDQ
- the lepB gene encoding signal peptidase I, which codes for MDKKRIWSIVRIVIFATVLAVIFRSYLFASYVVNGKSMEPTLHDGNLLMVNKMVYDLMDIHRFDVIVFHANEQEDYVKRVVGKPGDHIEYRDDVLYVNGEAVEEPYLEPYRESGEILTKDFSLEVVTGEKVVPEGKLFVLGDNRTKSYDSREIGFVDQETVVGKVDIRYWPMSELNFQFIH